In Prunus dulcis chromosome 2, ALMONDv2, whole genome shotgun sequence, a single genomic region encodes these proteins:
- the LOC117618659 gene encoding uncharacterized protein LOC117618659, which produces MLLFSWKFYKYHLSYIVLNPNSFITCQIPPPAKSKQACLKQIFITMMTIMESSIADVLVKVAMFILIQGLVYLILSNSSNIFSKTTRRSHSFKPARSVSIRRMLAALADLPAGGELSPSSNYSWDNLQSPRSQENATPRYS; this is translated from the coding sequence ATGCTTCTCTTCTCATGGaaattctataaataccatCTGTCGTACATAGTTTTAAATCCAAATTCATTCATCACTTGCCAAATTCCTCCTCCAGCTAAATCAAAACAAGCTTGTCTGAAACAGATATTTATAACGATGATGACGATTATGGAAAGCAGCATAGCAGATGTCTTGGTGAAGGTAGCCATGTTCATACTGATTCAGGGTTTGGTGTATCTCATCCTTTCCAACTCATCAAACATCTTCTCCAAAACCACCAGGAGATCGCATAGCTTCAAACCAGCTCGCTCTGTAAGCATCCGTCGGATGCTTGCTGCTCTTGCCGACTTACCCGCCGGCGGTGAGCTCTCTCCTTCATCAAATTATTCGTGGGATAATTTGCAGTCTCCTCGTAGCCAGGAAAATGCAACGCCTCGATACTCCTAA
- the LOC117618658 gene encoding RING-H2 finger protein ATL58 isoform X1 yields the protein MGDHQTFWCHECDMSVSLVPCSAQETLLCPYCFSDLLELMDSSSSSSSSFSDHQHNSQDNFLLNSPFLHRLIHHLSTHPINHDDRLPSPTAAVPPSSLPASKASVDAIPTLKITSSMLDLDPLLLCAVCKDPFLHSVDAKQLPCNHLYHPHCILPWLSSHSSCPLCRFQLPTDTHQPHLRHQNQNTPLPFDDDDDQYDWFMEYGSHGGSLRLSYIAASGRQMANPGEMAPAASPNVNADSSFNGVSQMPHLYL from the exons atgggTGATCATCAGACGTTCTGGTGCCACGAATGCGACATGAGCGTGAGCCTGGTGCCTTGTTCTGCCCAGGAGACTCTGCTCTGCCCTTACTGCTTCAGCGATCTCTTGGAGCTCATGgattcttcgtcttcttcttcttcttctttttctgacCATCAGCACAACTCACAAGACAACTTCTTGCTCAACAGCCCATTCCTCCACCGCCTCATCCACCACCTCTCCACCCACCCCATCAACCACGACGACCGCCTCCCTTCACCCACCGCCGCCGTCCCCCCTTCTTCTCTGCCTGCCTCCAAGGCCTCCGTCGACGCCATCCCTACTCTCAAGATCACCTCCTCCATGCTCGATCTCGACCCCCTTCTCCTCTGCGCCGTTTGTAAGGACCCATTCCTTCACTCCGTCGACGCCAAGCAGCTCCCTTGCAATCATCTCTACCATCCCCACTGCATTCTGCCCTGGCTCTCTTCCCACAGCTCTTGCCCCCTCTGCCGTTTTCAGCTCCCCACCGACACTCACCAACCACACCTACgacaccaaaaccaaaacacccCCTTGCCCttcgacgacgacgacgatcAGTACGATTGGTTCATGGAATATGGATCCCATGGGGGCAGTCTCCGCCTCAGCTACATTGCTGCCAGTGGAAGGCAAATGGCCAACCCAGGAGAAATGGCTCCCGCTGCCTCCCCCAATGTCAATGCCGACTCATCTTTCAACG GTGTTTCCCAGATGCCCCATCTTTATCTTTGA
- the LOC117618658 gene encoding E3 ubiquitin-protein ligase MPSR1 isoform X2, giving the protein MGDHQTFWCHECDMSVSLVPCSAQETLLCPYCFSDLLELMDSSSSSSSSFSDHQHNSQDNFLLNSPFLHRLIHHLSTHPINHDDRLPSPTAAVPPSSLPASKASVDAIPTLKITSSMLDLDPLLLCAVCKDPFLHSVDAKQLPCNHLYHPHCILPWLSSHSSCPLCRFQLPTDTHQPHLRHQNQNTPLPFDDDDDQYDWFMEYGSHGGSLRLSYIAASGRQMANPGEMAPAASPNVNADSSFNGNL; this is encoded by the exons atgggTGATCATCAGACGTTCTGGTGCCACGAATGCGACATGAGCGTGAGCCTGGTGCCTTGTTCTGCCCAGGAGACTCTGCTCTGCCCTTACTGCTTCAGCGATCTCTTGGAGCTCATGgattcttcgtcttcttcttcttcttctttttctgacCATCAGCACAACTCACAAGACAACTTCTTGCTCAACAGCCCATTCCTCCACCGCCTCATCCACCACCTCTCCACCCACCCCATCAACCACGACGACCGCCTCCCTTCACCCACCGCCGCCGTCCCCCCTTCTTCTCTGCCTGCCTCCAAGGCCTCCGTCGACGCCATCCCTACTCTCAAGATCACCTCCTCCATGCTCGATCTCGACCCCCTTCTCCTCTGCGCCGTTTGTAAGGACCCATTCCTTCACTCCGTCGACGCCAAGCAGCTCCCTTGCAATCATCTCTACCATCCCCACTGCATTCTGCCCTGGCTCTCTTCCCACAGCTCTTGCCCCCTCTGCCGTTTTCAGCTCCCCACCGACACTCACCAACCACACCTACgacaccaaaaccaaaacacccCCTTGCCCttcgacgacgacgacgatcAGTACGATTGGTTCATGGAATATGGATCCCATGGGGGCAGTCTCCGCCTCAGCTACATTGCTGCCAGTGGAAGGCAAATGGCCAACCCAGGAGAAATGGCTCCCGCTGCCTCCCCCAATGTCAATGCCGACTCATCTTTCAACG GAAATTTGTAG
- the LOC117618603 gene encoding uncharacterized protein LOC117618603 yields the protein MGVVIIDGTTVREFVKEEAQFKKSVDEQFVALDLNSDGVLSRAELRKAFESLRLIEAHFGIDVATPPEQLTQLYDSIFDKFDADQSGTVDLEEFREEMKKIMLAIADGLGSSPIQMVLEDDDQNFLKKAADLEASKTSL from the coding sequence ATGGGCGTGGTGATAATCGACGGAACTACAGTGAGGGAGTTCGTGAAAGAGGAGGCGCAGTTCAAGAAGAGCGTTGACGAGCAGTTTGTGGCTCTGGACCTCAACAGCGACGGCGTTCTGTCGCGGGCGGAGCTACGCAAAGCGTTCGAGTCGCTGAGGCTGATTGAGGCCCACTTCGGCATCGACGTGGCCACCCCACCGGAGCAGCTGACTCAGCTCTACGACTCCATATTCGACAAGTTCGACGCCGACCAGAGCGGGACGGTGGATCTCGAGGAGTTCAGGgaggagatgaagaagattATGCTGGCCATCGCCGACGGGCTCGGCTCATCCCCTATTCAGATGGTTCTGGAGGACGACGACCAAAACTTTCTCAAGAAGGCTGCCGATCTCGAGGCTTCCAAGACCTCCCTCTGA
- the LOC117618602 gene encoding AAA-ATPase At4g30250-like — MEMLSQLWSLLGLLTVLQNVLPSQLLSLLHSLYQSLQDMLCPYSYFDVPEFNGYCGVHLNDLYRHVNLYINSLVNVNVNVTSNPSSSSFNARLTLSRSNSSNRISFTVAPNHSVSDSFSGHILSWTHHVDTVQDSLDEKRSFVLKLPKRHRHALLHPYLHHLTARAEEFERVSRERRLFTNNGHASYDSGWVSVPFRHPSTFDTLALEPQLKSQLTGDLKAFANGKDFYHRVGRAWKRGYFLYGPPGSGKSSLIAAMANYLCYDVYDLELTKVSDNSELRALLIQTTNRSIVVIEDIDCSLDLTADRQQLRLSMNTKSTRSKARLRSRQQKQEDEDCDEQNAGRVTLSGLLNFTDGLWSCCGEERIIIFTTNHRDNVDPALLRCGRMDVHVNLGNCGPHAFRAMAKNYLGLDSHPLFEAVDRCVRLGGALTPAQVGEILLRNRGDTDVAMKDVVSAMQARINLDGGGGGGQDQLAELYSSCDDQTVMMMRATSSPESVLVGVGGGSPENWVSSSPPGSGRKKKAAEGDQCQRMKMKFLVRLRSLTKSDSGRRGVCLTCPNS; from the coding sequence ATGGAGATGTTGTCACAGTTGTGGTCGTTGCTAGGACTGCTGACAGTCCTCCAGAATGTCCTGCCTTCCCAGCTCCTGTCCCTCCTCCATTCCTTGTACCAGTCTCTCCAAGACATGCTCTGCCCCTACTCCTATTTCGACGTCCCAGAATTCAACGGCTATTGCGGCGTCCACCTCAACGATCTCTACCGCCACGTCAACCTCTACATCAACTCCCTCGTCAACGTTAACGTTAATGTCACCTCCAACCCCTCCTCATCCTCATTCAATGCACGCCTCACCCTCTCCCGCTCCAACTCCTCCAACCGCATCTCTTTCACCGTCGCACCCAACCACTCCGTCAGCGACTCCTTCAGCGGCCACATCCTCTCCTGGACCCACCACGTCGACACCGTCCAAGACTCCCTCGACGAGAAGCGCTCCTTTGTCCTCAAGCTCCCCAAGCGCCACCGCCACGCCCTTCTCCACCCCTACCTCCACCACCTCACTGCCCGTGCCGAGGAATTCGAGCGTGTCTCGCGCGAGAGGAGGCTCTTCACTAACAACGGCCACGCCTCCTACGACTCCGGCTGGGTCTCCGTCCCCTTCCGCCACCCCTCCACCTTCGACACCCTCGCTCTCGAGCCCCAACTCAAGAGTCAGCTAACCGGAGACCTCAAGGCGTTTGCCAACGGCAAAGACTTCTACCATAGGGTGGGACGTGCCTGGAAGCGGGGTTACTTCCTGTACGGCCCTCCGGGGTCTGGCAAGTCCAGCCTGATCGCTGCCATGGCCAACTACCTCTGCTACGACGTTTACGACCTCGAGCTCACCAAGGTTTCAGACAACTCCGAGCTAAGAGCTCTGCTCATACAGACCACCAACCGCTCCATCGTAGTCATAGAAGACATAGACTGCTCCCTCGATCTGACGGCGGACAGACAGCAGCTCAGGCTGTCCATGAATACCAAGAGTACTAGATCAAAGGCTAGATTAAGATCGCGGCAGCAGAAGCAGGAGGACGAGGATTGCGATGAGCAAAACGCGGGGCGAGTGACGCTGTCGGGGCTGCTCAACTTCACGGACGGGCTGTGGTCGTGTTGCGGAGAGGAGCGGATCATAATCTTCACCACCAACCACAGGGACAATGTGGATCCAGCGCTGCTCCGCTGTGGCCGCATGGACGTCCACGTCAACCTCGGCAACTGCGGACCCCACGCCTTCCGGGCAATGGCGAAGAACTATCTGGGATTGGATTCGCACCCGCTGTTCGAGGCTGTGGACCGGTGCGTGAGATTGGGTGGGGCCCTCACGCCGGCCCAGGTGGGAGAGATTCTGCTCAGGAACCGTGGGGATACCGACGTGGCAATGAAGGATGTGGTGTCAGCGATGCAGGCGAGAATTAATTTGGATGGCGGTGGTGGGGGCGGCCAAGATCAGTTAGCGGAGTTATACTCATCATGCGATGATCAGacggtgatgatgatgagggcaACGTCGTCTCCGGAGAGCGTGCTGGTGGGTGTGGGTGGTGGGTCGCCAGAGAATTGGGTTTCGTCATCGCCGCCGGGGAgtgggaggaagaagaaggccGCCGAAGGGGATCAATGCCagaggatgaagatgaagtTCTTAGTGAGGTTGAGGTCTTTGACCAAGTCTGACTCCGGAAGAAGGGGGGTCTGTCTGACCTGTCCTAATTCCTAG